The DNA window CAAATGGGCGACCTGATTTTTGGAGATGGTCTGACAAATGAAGGGTAATTTTTGGGGCCCCAATGCCTGCATGTTTGCAGATAAGCATGCAGGCAATAAAACGGGTGTCGTAAAAATTACTTGGTTGCCTCTAATGCAACAGCATTATTAAATCTTGATGCTTCCTCCACGCGTTCGAACATACGATCCTTACTATCGTTGAAGGCGCAACTCCGGACTTTTTGGAATCCGGCTTGTTGCAGGGCTGCACTCAACGACAGGCGGTCCCACATGTATAAATGTTCCCTGTTGCCATAAGCTGACTGAATCAACTGCTTCATGCCACGGGTCCGGTCCCGCTTTCCGAGTAGCGTTTCGTCCAGAAATTTTACATTGGCTTCGGGGTCCTGTTGATTCAAATGGGAGGTGTAGTGTTTAACGGCACTTTCCAGATCAGGCACCACACAACGGAAATAGCCTCCTGGTTTTAACAGCTGATAAGTGTTTTGCAGGGCCTTTTTACAGTCGTGGTAAGACAAATGCTCCAGCACATGACTGCAATAAATGCCATCACAGGAGTTTTCGCCCACACCAGGCAATCCTTTCAGGATATCACCCAAAATAACATTGGGATGAAAGGCTACGTGCATGCTCCGTTTTAATAGGTTACCAATTAAAGGCAGCTGTTGTAGCCGCAGGGTAGGTGATGAATCGAAGTTCTTCCATCCTTCCGGCGCCGAAAAGGGCCCGCAACCATATTGTACATAAAGTTTATGCTGTACCATAATTCAATAGTCATCTTTATGAAAAAATAGGGGTAATACGTTTTCGGAAAAATGCAATATCCATTCTCCTGTATAAATGCATTCAATCACTATTCCCAACCGGCGAACATTCAGTAGTCGGGCTTTCGGATGATATCCATTTCCAGTTTGATATCTTCCGGCCGGTACTTATTAAACCAGGCTTTGGGCCGAGGCTTAGACCGATATTAATGCACCTCCACATTCTTGTATATAGCTTGTTGTTTTTGGGGTGAAGGTTGGTATTCCTAATTTAATGAAAAGAACTTGTACAGCAATGGCTTAATAAGCAAATTGTTGAAACATAATATGTGTTGGTGTAACCAGTCCTGTACTGTAGGGTTAAACGTTTACCTCATAGCTTTGGTTCTTCATTCACTATATGAATTTCTTATTATAAAAATTTCATACATAATTTTATTTTAAAATGTTGAGTCTTATGACGGCTGTTCTACAGCAAGCTCTAAGGCTGTTAGCAGCAGCAATTACCCTGTTGTATTGGAGGGCATTTCACGGTGCCATAACTGCAGTATACGCAGCAGTCGCCGGTTTTGGGTTTTAGATGCTCATGGCAGTTTTCGCACTCATAGAAATATTGACAGGCATTGGTGGGCATTGTTTCTTCCTTCTGATACCCGCAGTTTGGACAGGTGAGAACTGATTTTAATTGAATGACAGTAGCAGACATAGATGATAGTTTTATTGTTTACGAATTCTTTACTCAGTAACGTTTTATGGTATTACTTTATAGCCTGTTTCGCGCTCTACAGCCGTGGCCAGCTGTTGAAAGGATATTTGAATACTGTCAAATGTTACTACTGATATACCTTTGGCATAAGAGGTATTAACTTGTCGTACTCCTTTCTTTTGCGCTAAAACATTATTTACATGCCCTTCACAGGCTTCACAGCTCATGCCCTGTATATGGAGTACCACCTGCTGTAAGCTGGTTGGATTGCTGACAGCCATATTTTTCCCGGGTGTCTGGGGTTGAAGATATTTGGCGTAATAGGGAAAGGTTGACAATAAAACAGAAACTCCGGTGATCATCCACAGAAAGGCTTTTGATTGTAACCAGTTTTTTTTCCCTTCATCTACACAGCCACAGGCATCTTTGGGCCGGGGCTTATAAGCCTGATAGAATGCGAATCCTAAAACCAGTAGGGTTGCACCCAGCAAATAGGGCCGTAGCGGCGCAGCCCAGCTAAATGCCGCAACTGTTCCACCTGCACCCCCTATTATGACCAGCAGCGGCATAATGCAGCAAAGAGACGATGTGGCCGCAAGTAAAAGACCCGAGCCAAGCAAAACTTTACTGTTTTTTCCTTTACTCATGTGGTTTCAGCTTTTAAATTCATTTGATTGATAAGCTTAAAGAATGGACGCAGCAGCTTAAAATGTTCTGCCCTTATAGAATAGAGAATGGTTTGCCCTACTTTGCGGGATTCAACGATGTTACCATCCTTCATTTTGCGCAGATGTTGAGAAATGGCAGGGATGCTCATGCCCAGAATATCACTCAAATCACAAGGGCAAAGCTCTTTTTCCTCTTCCAGCAGGTACAGGATTTTTAACCTGACATCATTGCCTGCCAGGGATAAAATACCCGAGAGCTGTGTAAAGGCGCGCTCATTTGCTGCCACCTTTTGCCTGCAATCATTTATCTGTACCGGGTTTGCCTGCTCACGAATGCATGTATTTTTCCCCTCCATAAGAATACTCTTTACTGCAAAGATAGGATTATTTAGTATTTAAGCAAATGCTTAAATATTATGCTCTGCAGCGTACTTGAAAATACGGATGCCATTCCCCTCGCTCTGTAACAGTATCAGGTATTAAGCTGCCGGTCCAGCAGGTAGACATATTCCAGGCCATCTATTTCATCCACCACCTCATCTGTTTTGATAAAACCAAAAGACCGGGCAAGTTCCAAAGAAGGTAAATTTTCCGGCGAAATGGAAACAATAAAACGGTGCACAGAAAAATGTACTGCTGCCCAATCAATAAGCCCCAGGATAGTCTCACGCGCATATCCCTTTCTTCTGTAGTCTGAGAAAATGTGATATCCAAGTTCTACTGCTCCTTTCCGGTATGGCTTGTCAGCATGAAGCTCCGGGCTACTATGGAAACGTACCAGACCAATCGTTTTCATTTCGTTTTTCAGGAGGATAGCCCTGGATGCCCATGGCCTGTAAGCCGGATCTTCCCGGAGCTGGCGGCAGTCGTTTTGCAGGCTGTTGAGTTCATTTAGAAATTCCGCCGGAATAGTAGCATGCAGTAGTTGCTGAGCTGTTTCCAGGTTATTGTCAAGGCAAGCGTTGGTAACTTCTTCTCCCAATAATCGTATTATCAAACGCGGGGTAATGATATCATTTAAAAATATAGACATTGCTG is part of the Chitinophaga flava genome and encodes:
- the merTP gene encoding mercuric transport protein MerTP; the encoded protein is MSKGKNSKVLLGSGLLLAATSSLCCIMPLLVIIGGAGGTVAAFSWAAPLRPYLLGATLLVLGFAFYQAYKPRPKDACGCVDEGKKNWLQSKAFLWMITGVSVLLSTFPYYAKYLQPQTPGKNMAVSNPTSLQQVVLHIQGMSCEACEGHVNNVLAQKKGVRQVNTSYAKGISVVTFDSIQISFQQLATAVERETGYKVIP
- a CDS encoding GNAT family N-acetyltransferase — translated: MSIFLNDIITPRLIIRLLGEEVTNACLDNNLETAQQLLHATIPAEFLNELNSLQNDCRQLREDPAYRPWASRAILLKNEMKTIGLVRFHSSPELHADKPYRKGAVELGYHIFSDYRRKGYARETILGLIDWAAVHFSVHRFIVSISPENLPSLELARSFGFIKTDEVVDEIDGLEYVYLLDRQLNT
- a CDS encoding class I SAM-dependent methyltransferase, with amino-acid sequence MVQHKLYVQYGCGPFSAPEGWKNFDSSPTLRLQQLPLIGNLLKRSMHVAFHPNVILGDILKGLPGVGENSCDGIYCSHVLEHLSYHDCKKALQNTYQLLKPGGYFRCVVPDLESAVKHYTSHLNQQDPEANVKFLDETLLGKRDRTRGMKQLIQSAYGNREHLYMWDRLSLSAALQQAGFQKVRSCAFNDSKDRMFERVEEASRFNNAVALEATK
- a CDS encoding GDCCVxC domain-containing (seleno)protein, translating into MSATVIQLKSVLTCPNCGYQKEETMPTNACQYFYECENCHEHLKPKTGDCCVYCSYGTVKCPPIQQGNCCC
- a CDS encoding ArsR/SmtB family transcription factor, giving the protein MEGKNTCIREQANPVQINDCRQKVAANERAFTQLSGILSLAGNDVRLKILYLLEEEKELCPCDLSDILGMSIPAISQHLRKMKDGNIVESRKVGQTILYSIRAEHFKLLRPFFKLINQMNLKAETT